A genomic stretch from Glaciecola nitratireducens FR1064 includes:
- a CDS encoding NAD(P)/FAD-dependent oxidoreductase has protein sequence MAKVVVLGAGTGGMPAAYEIKEMLGKDHEVVMVNERPEFRFVPSNPWVAVGWRKAEAITIPIEKYLNKKDIAFVCARITEIDAKNNQMKTESGDTIDYDYLIIATGPKLAFANIEGAGPTHYTQSVCTLDHAQQCYADVKKLIENPGPVVVGSFQGASCFGPAYEYAFILDKALRDAKIRHKVPMHFVTSEPYIGHLGLGGVGDSKSMLESDLRAKDIKWICNATVDKVEDGLMHVSELNRKGEVDFNHELPFKHSMLIPPFAGIDAVANVEGLCNPKGFVITDEFQRSPAFPNIFSGGVCVAIPPVEATPVPTGTPKTGYMIETMMTAIAHNLKSIIIDNDVPSTKGTWHAICLADMGDTGAAFVAMPQIPPRNVTWFKKGKWVHYAKIAFEKYFMRKMKTGTSEPIYEKYMLKALGIERLEHK, from the coding sequence ATGGCTAAGGTCGTTGTTTTAGGAGCTGGTACTGGCGGTATGCCAGCGGCTTACGAAATAAAGGAGATGTTGGGTAAAGATCACGAAGTAGTGATGGTTAACGAACGTCCAGAATTTAGATTTGTGCCTTCAAACCCCTGGGTTGCTGTCGGTTGGCGTAAAGCAGAAGCAATTACAATCCCGATTGAGAAATATTTAAATAAAAAGGATATTGCTTTTGTTTGCGCGCGCATCACAGAAATTGACGCGAAAAATAATCAAATGAAAACTGAGTCAGGCGACACAATCGACTATGACTACTTGATTATTGCAACCGGCCCTAAGCTCGCATTTGCCAATATCGAAGGCGCGGGACCGACGCACTATACGCAATCGGTTTGTACGCTTGACCATGCTCAACAGTGTTACGCTGATGTGAAAAAGTTAATCGAAAACCCAGGCCCAGTTGTTGTAGGTTCATTTCAAGGTGCCAGTTGTTTTGGTCCTGCCTATGAATACGCCTTCATCTTAGATAAAGCACTGCGCGACGCTAAGATCAGACACAAAGTGCCAATGCATTTTGTCACTAGCGAACCCTACATCGGTCACTTAGGTTTGGGTGGTGTGGGTGACTCTAAGTCAATGTTGGAATCAGACCTGCGGGCAAAAGACATCAAATGGATTTGTAATGCGACGGTTGACAAGGTCGAGGATGGACTGATGCACGTGTCCGAACTGAATAGGAAGGGTGAGGTTGATTTTAATCACGAATTACCCTTCAAGCACTCTATGCTGATCCCGCCATTTGCTGGCATAGATGCAGTCGCTAATGTCGAAGGCTTATGCAATCCCAAAGGATTTGTTATTACCGATGAATTTCAGCGCAGTCCAGCGTTCCCAAATATATTCTCAGGCGGTGTGTGTGTAGCAATTCCGCCGGTCGAGGCCACACCGGTGCCAACAGGAACGCCCAAAACAGGGTATATGATTGAAACGATGATGACCGCCATTGCTCATAATTTGAAATCAATAATTATTGATAATGACGTACCTTCTACTAAGGGTACATGGCATGCGATTTGTTTAGCTGATATGGGCGACACGGGCGCTGCTTTTGTTGCTATGCCGCAAATTCCACCTCGCAATGTTACTTGGTTTAAAAAAGGTAAGTGGGTGCATTATGCCAAAATTGCATTTGAAAAATACTTCATGCGCAAAATGAAAACAGGTACAAGTGAGCCTATCTATGAGAAATACATGCTCAAAGCATTAGGTATCGAACGTTTAGAACATAAATAA
- a CDS encoding Tll0287-like domain-containing protein has protein sequence MMKRVLIYVAALTLFGFSQFGLAALAQAKQRAVLFEFAINQAEAVHTQPRLNDSADGKVERATEGSVEKTPELKKQMMLDRNAASNDQQELITQASLRVKQFSTQLKAELGAAIQSGGLNAGVEVCHSKAPKIAERLSTEGWSVARTSLKTRNQENTPDQWETDTLTQFDARFKQGEKAENLITIRSDKKHFRLMKAIPMDQVCLACHGTSINPSLQKTIQKYYPNDSATGFSLEDIRGAFTLQKDLSE, from the coding sequence ATGATGAAGAGAGTACTTATTTATGTTGCCGCGCTCACGCTGTTTGGTTTTTCTCAGTTCGGGTTGGCTGCTCTAGCACAAGCTAAGCAGCGTGCGGTTCTGTTTGAGTTCGCCATTAATCAGGCTGAAGCGGTCCATACGCAACCTAGGCTGAACGATAGTGCCGATGGCAAGGTTGAAAGAGCCACTGAGGGCTCTGTTGAAAAAACACCTGAACTAAAAAAACAGATGATGTTAGATAGAAATGCAGCAAGCAATGATCAGCAAGAGCTTATTACACAAGCGAGTTTGAGAGTGAAACAGTTCTCAACTCAATTGAAGGCGGAATTAGGTGCGGCTATTCAATCTGGTGGCCTTAACGCGGGTGTTGAGGTTTGTCACTCCAAAGCGCCAAAAATTGCTGAACGTTTGTCTACAGAAGGCTGGAGCGTGGCTAGAACCAGCTTGAAAACGCGGAATCAAGAAAATACACCGGATCAATGGGAAACTGACACGCTCACGCAGTTTGATGCTCGTTTTAAGCAAGGGGAGAAGGCTGAAAACTTAATCACTATACGGTCGGATAAAAAACACTTTCGCTTAATGAAAGCAATTCCTATGGATCAGGTTTGTCTGGCTTGTCACGGCACTTCTATCAATCCTAGTTTGCAAAAAACGATTCAAAAATATTATCCAAACGATAGTGCGACTGGATTTTCCCTTGAAGATATTCGCGGTGCATTTACCTTGCAAAAAGACCTTTCTGAATAG
- a CDS encoding MBL fold metallo-hydrolase codes for MNKLSIQAFFDDNTQTVTYVVTDKATCSAAIIDPVLDFDPTSGKLSSVSADKVIAFLDDNNLRLEWILETHAHADHITAANYIKGKRGGKIGVGEHIKKVQTTFKKTFNLHDELPCDGSQFDFLFEDGEIISLGHLDIQVMHTPGHTPACVSYIIEDAVFVGDTIFMPDFGTARADFPMGSAKTLYQSIQKILSLPDQTRIFVGHDYKSPTRDDYAWETTVLQEKRNNIHVKLGTSQSEFVNLREARDANLPVPKLLLPSIQLNIRAGNLPITETNGVSYLKLPLTLEVN; via the coding sequence ATGAATAAACTCAGTATCCAAGCGTTTTTTGATGACAACACGCAAACAGTGACCTACGTTGTGACAGATAAGGCAACTTGTTCGGCGGCGATTATCGATCCGGTACTCGATTTCGACCCTACCTCGGGCAAACTGTCGTCTGTCAGTGCTGATAAGGTTATTGCTTTTTTAGATGATAATAACTTGCGACTTGAATGGATACTAGAAACCCATGCCCACGCCGACCATATTACTGCTGCAAATTACATTAAAGGAAAGCGCGGTGGCAAAATTGGTGTCGGAGAACATATTAAAAAAGTGCAGACGACATTTAAAAAGACCTTCAATTTACATGATGAATTACCGTGTGATGGCAGTCAATTTGATTTCCTATTTGAAGATGGGGAAATCATTAGTTTAGGGCATTTGGATATTCAAGTTATGCACACACCAGGCCATACACCCGCCTGTGTCAGTTATATAATTGAAGATGCCGTATTTGTTGGTGACACCATATTTATGCCGGATTTTGGCACTGCACGCGCTGACTTCCCAATGGGAAGCGCTAAAACCCTATATCAGTCAATCCAAAAAATATTATCGCTGCCTGATCAGACTCGTATTTTTGTTGGCCACGATTACAAAAGCCCCACTCGAGATGACTATGCCTGGGAAACGACAGTTTTACAGGAAAAGCGAAATAATATTCACGTTAAGCTAGGAACAAGCCAAAGTGAATTTGTTAATTTGCGTGAAGCACGTGATGCAAACCTGCCGGTACCGAAGCTATTGCTGCCGTCTATTCAATTGAATATTAGGGCCGGAAATTTACCCATTACAGAAACAAATGGTGTCTCTTATTTGAAGCTACCACTGACCTTGGAAGTGAACTAA
- a CDS encoding sulfite exporter TauE/SafE family protein, with product MMFEPTIWIGAILMGLSLGLLGSGGSILTVPLLVYIAHEPEKAAIAESLLIVGIVALTGSITQFLKRLVDFRLVVVFGLPSMLAAYFGAYLSQYVGAQVQMLIFASVMVLASGFMLRPISALPNSNNTPNSINSRVDDFTVLQYLLLIIAGIAVGTLAGLIGVGGGFLIVPALLFIAKATMRKAIATSLFIIAMQSFAGFMKYTYLQSTQELSLNVPLIILVTVCAVFGVLLGGKVVNKLPQARLKQVFGGALIPLSAFILYNNV from the coding sequence ATGATGTTTGAACCAACGATATGGATTGGTGCAATTCTCATGGGCCTGAGCTTGGGATTGCTTGGTTCAGGCGGCAGTATTTTGACCGTTCCGCTGCTAGTTTATATTGCGCATGAACCCGAAAAAGCGGCGATAGCGGAGTCATTGTTAATTGTGGGCATTGTTGCGCTAACAGGCAGTATCACACAGTTTTTAAAGCGCTTAGTCGACTTTAGGTTGGTTGTTGTTTTTGGATTGCCCAGCATGCTGGCTGCTTATTTTGGCGCTTATCTTTCCCAGTATGTCGGCGCACAAGTTCAAATGTTGATATTTGCTAGTGTAATGGTGTTAGCCAGTGGGTTTATGTTGCGGCCCATCAGCGCTTTGCCTAACTCGAACAACACTCCAAATTCGATTAACAGCAGGGTGGATGATTTCACCGTATTGCAGTATCTGTTATTAATAATCGCCGGTATTGCTGTTGGAACATTAGCTGGTTTGATAGGTGTAGGCGGTGGTTTCTTGATTGTGCCAGCACTTCTATTCATAGCGAAAGCAACAATGCGAAAGGCGATTGCAACAAGTCTTTTTATTATTGCGATGCAGAGCTTCGCTGGGTTTATGAAGTATACCTATTTACAAAGCACGCAAGAACTAAGCCTTAACGTACCACTGATAATTTTGGTCACTGTTTGTGCCGTTTTCGGAGTATTGCTCGGAGGAAAGGTGGTCAATAAACTCCCGCAAGCTCGGTTAAAACAAGTTTTCGGAGGCGCGCTAATCCCGCTTTCGGCATTCATTCTTTACAACAACGTTTAG
- a CDS encoding beta-lactamase hydrolase domain-containing protein, producing the protein MSTDPAYLQATKISEITKQFSVSGELTESELSSLAKQGVDTLINVRPDNECENQISDQMWRTLARKYNLRYFFIPVKSGYYTKTDVAQFKAALLQSSKRVHSFCRTGTRASHLWALANKDKLSFADLQAALQVHGFDMQVISAMFGNDQ; encoded by the coding sequence ATGTCAACTGATCCAGCGTATTTACAAGCAACTAAAATATCGGAAATTACTAAACAGTTTTCTGTATCTGGAGAGCTCACCGAAAGCGAGTTAAGTAGCTTGGCGAAGCAGGGCGTTGATACTCTTATTAACGTTCGTCCAGATAACGAATGTGAAAACCAAATTAGTGACCAAATGTGGCGAACTTTGGCTCGGAAATATAATCTTCGTTACTTCTTTATCCCTGTAAAATCTGGCTATTACACAAAGACAGATGTAGCACAGTTTAAAGCCGCATTGTTGCAGTCTTCCAAGCGTGTGCACAGTTTCTGCAGAACCGGCACAAGAGCGTCACATTTATGGGCGTTGGCAAACAAAGACAAGCTGTCGTTTGCTGATTTGCAAGCGGCTCTTCAAGTTCATGGATTTGATATGCAGGTTATTTCTGCAATGTTTGGTAATGACCAATAG
- a CDS encoding CBU_0592 family membrane protein: MLILGWCGTFLYLANHAYISLVTSWRPKVYFSGNLFAATALTVQSVHLSSWQAAVINGFWMTVSTLLLIDVKIDSVKIRAKSYFSFSALMLLAASASFFLIEITTFYEVLGWSSAYFFCSSYFLFSAKIISSRAYLSCNVYAALALLPQLWLSANYPVLTLEVAWAIVSLIGIIKSYNEVHLID; this comes from the coding sequence ATGCTAATACTCGGTTGGTGCGGTACTTTTTTATATCTCGCTAATCATGCTTACATCAGTTTAGTTACAAGTTGGCGGCCTAAGGTTTATTTTAGCGGTAATCTATTTGCGGCGACGGCGCTTACGGTTCAGTCAGTCCACCTTTCATCTTGGCAAGCTGCGGTCATTAATGGGTTTTGGATGACAGTGAGCACGCTACTCTTAATCGATGTAAAAATAGATTCGGTTAAGATAAGAGCGAAATCTTATTTTTCGTTCTCAGCGCTAATGTTGTTGGCAGCTTCCGCTTCATTCTTTCTTATAGAAATCACCACATTCTATGAAGTATTGGGTTGGTCTTCTGCTTATTTTTTCTGCTCTAGTTATTTTTTGTTTTCAGCGAAGATAATTTCCTCAAGAGCCTATTTAAGCTGCAACGTTTATGCTGCTCTGGCCTTGTTGCCCCAACTTTGGCTCAGCGCTAACTATCCAGTATTGACGCTTGAAGTTGCATGGGCGATAGTGTCACTGATAGGTATAATAAAGAGTTATAACGAGGTGCACTTAATAGACTAG
- a CDS encoding SDR family NAD(P)-dependent oxidoreductase: MPTLHDFFANKTIVVTGAASGIGAALASVFAELGSKVAICDIDESALAGVAKVLRTSHPDMTLFASGLDVSSQADWQTYLANVATHCGHIDVVINNAGIEGSSQPVWASDDDVLKRVMDVNFYGMVYGSKAALPYLTQRSWAALINVSSIFGFVAPPNTADYCASKFAIRGYTESLRAELELVHPQIQVHLVHPGGINTNITRLAQSQKFKERFLTTEPKAIALHIATSIMRNKARIVFGNQAIKTYIASRILSLKWLSKLTGKEIAGLGMEEDYRTDHEGFNVKK; encoded by the coding sequence ATGCCTACATTACATGATTTTTTTGCCAACAAGACCATTGTTGTAACTGGCGCTGCTTCCGGTATCGGCGCAGCACTCGCTAGCGTATTTGCCGAGTTAGGCAGCAAGGTAGCAATCTGCGACATTGACGAATCAGCACTTGCTGGCGTTGCAAAAGTGCTTAGAACCTCTCATCCTGATATGACCTTATTTGCCAGTGGTCTTGATGTTTCGAGTCAAGCCGATTGGCAAACTTATCTAGCTAATGTGGCAACTCATTGCGGTCACATCGATGTGGTGATCAATAACGCAGGTATTGAAGGCTCGTCTCAACCAGTATGGGCATCGGATGACGACGTTTTAAAGCGCGTTATGGACGTGAATTTCTATGGCATGGTTTACGGCAGCAAAGCGGCACTTCCATACTTAACTCAGCGCTCGTGGGCTGCACTCATCAATGTGTCTAGTATATTCGGTTTTGTCGCGCCTCCAAATACAGCCGATTATTGTGCCAGTAAGTTCGCCATTCGAGGCTATACTGAGTCGCTTCGCGCTGAACTCGAGCTCGTTCACCCTCAAATACAAGTGCATTTAGTTCACCCAGGCGGGATCAATACCAACATTACCCGACTCGCGCAAAGCCAAAAATTTAAAGAGCGCTTTTTAACTACCGAGCCTAAGGCGATAGCTCTGCACATTGCCACTTCGATCATGCGTAATAAAGCGCGCATCGTGTTTGGTAACCAAGCGATTAAAACCTACATTGCGTCTCGAATATTATCGTTAAAGTGGTTGAGCAAGTTAACTGGAAAGGAAATCGCCGGACTAGGCATGGAAGAAGACTATCGCACGGATCACGAAGGCTTTAATGTTAAAAAATAA
- a CDS encoding SRPBCC family protein gives MFSISVERTVDKPIAEVFRILSDHANYSQFKAVDKSRLVKEGNDESNGLGAVREIQAAGATLHEEIVAFEPPYLLGYIITYSKPLPYKHELGEIRLTEKAGKTHVHWRSRGHINIPLLGNWYFDKQVEKVGQRAFGSILKFIDNMPAPSAK, from the coding sequence ATGTTTTCGATTTCTGTGGAACGAACTGTCGATAAACCCATCGCGGAGGTTTTTCGCATATTGAGCGATCACGCTAATTATTCGCAATTCAAAGCCGTTGATAAATCTCGCCTTGTTAAGGAAGGCAATGATGAATCGAATGGTTTGGGAGCTGTAAGAGAAATACAGGCAGCAGGTGCCACGCTGCATGAAGAAATTGTAGCATTTGAACCACCCTACTTACTTGGCTATATAATCACTTATTCAAAACCATTACCTTACAAGCACGAACTAGGCGAGATTAGACTCACTGAAAAAGCTGGCAAAACTCACGTGCACTGGCGCTCCCGAGGCCATATTAATATTCCGCTATTAGGAAACTGGTATTTTGACAAACAAGTCGAAAAAGTGGGACAACGCGCATTCGGTAGTATTTTGAAATTCATCGATAATATGCCCGCCCCATCCGCTAAATAA
- a CDS encoding M20/M25/M40 family metallo-hydrolase, whose protein sequence is MRHKIGVATLSLGLAMLLAGCAKTSSNAEDKASEIASTANTPALAYALKVKESSQKSALSYDIVKSLTVEVGPRIPGSQGDKRAVAWAEAKLNDLGFDKVYKEPVRVRNWERGFADAKVVSPFPQELIISALGGSIATPESGIEAKVVMFDSLESLIAADKATVQGNIVFLNTKMQRDKAGRFYGKVVPNRVSGAVEAAKQGAQAVIIRSVGTDNSRFAHTGVMRYDDTVEKIPAGAISTADADNLAAMFASQQSSAEDIILNINMQAKDAGWQTSYNVIGEFTGSEKPDEVILISAHLDSWDEGTGALDDGAGVGIVTAAAKLVKDAVGQPKRTIRVILYAAEEIGLVGAYQYVRSNRDTLKNIIFAAESDFGAGQIYQLDTRFAEDVRNNPADLYAALQSMGVELGNNTTSGGPDVSMLPNYGVPVIALKQDGTYYFDYHHTPNDTLDKIKPEDIQQNQTVWAMITAYMAMSDFDPRPAPKG, encoded by the coding sequence ATGCGACATAAAATCGGAGTAGCGACACTCTCACTTGGATTAGCAATGCTCTTGGCTGGTTGCGCGAAAACGTCATCAAACGCTGAAGATAAAGCGTCAGAGATCGCAAGTACGGCTAATACACCCGCTTTAGCATATGCACTCAAAGTAAAAGAAAGCAGTCAAAAAAGTGCTTTGTCATACGATATTGTTAAGTCACTTACGGTTGAAGTTGGCCCGAGAATTCCTGGCTCTCAGGGTGATAAGCGCGCTGTTGCTTGGGCAGAAGCTAAATTGAATGATTTAGGTTTTGATAAAGTATACAAAGAGCCTGTTCGTGTTAGAAACTGGGAACGCGGTTTTGCCGATGCAAAAGTGGTTTCTCCTTTTCCTCAAGAATTAATTATTTCAGCATTAGGCGGCTCTATTGCAACCCCTGAATCAGGGATAGAAGCAAAGGTTGTAATGTTTGATTCTCTCGAATCTCTTATCGCCGCAGACAAAGCCACAGTGCAGGGCAACATCGTTTTTCTCAATACTAAAATGCAACGTGACAAAGCCGGCCGCTTTTATGGAAAAGTTGTCCCTAATCGAGTGAGCGGTGCGGTTGAAGCTGCAAAGCAAGGCGCGCAAGCGGTTATTATCCGCTCTGTTGGCACCGACAACTCACGTTTTGCACACACTGGCGTAATGCGCTATGACGATACGGTTGAAAAAATTCCTGCTGGCGCTATCTCAACGGCAGACGCGGATAATTTAGCTGCGATGTTTGCCAGTCAACAAAGTAGTGCAGAAGATATTATTTTGAATATCAACATGCAGGCAAAAGATGCCGGTTGGCAGACTTCATACAATGTGATTGGCGAGTTTACGGGCTCAGAAAAGCCAGATGAAGTTATTTTAATATCTGCTCATTTAGATTCATGGGATGAAGGTACCGGCGCACTTGATGATGGTGCAGGCGTTGGTATTGTTACCGCCGCGGCCAAGTTAGTAAAGGATGCTGTGGGGCAACCTAAGCGAACTATACGCGTTATCCTTTATGCTGCAGAGGAAATTGGCCTAGTGGGTGCATACCAGTATGTGCGTAGCAACAGAGACACATTGAAGAATATTATCTTCGCTGCTGAATCAGACTTTGGCGCAGGTCAAATATACCAACTCGATACGCGCTTTGCTGAAGACGTTAGAAATAACCCTGCGGACTTATATGCGGCACTGCAATCGATGGGAGTGGAATTGGGTAACAACACCACCTCTGGCGGCCCTGATGTTTCTATGCTGCCAAATTATGGCGTTCCTGTCATTGCTTTGAAACAAGACGGCACGTATTACTTTGACTATCATCACACGCCGAATGATACCTTAGATAAAATAAAACCGGAGGACATCCAACAAAATCAAACCGTGTGGGCAATGATTACTGCGTATATGGCGATGTCCGATTTTGATCCGCGTCCAGCACCGAAAGGTTAA
- a CDS encoding Lrp/AsnC family transcriptional regulator, whose translation MNIDRIDKDILRIIQLDATLTTAEVAEQVGLTTTPCWRRIQRMQELGIIIKKVTLLQPAKLNLGLTVFVNVKVAKHDSSWLKKFADHTQAFEEVVEFYRLSGEFDYMLKVLVSDMQGYDHFYKRFISGIELREVTSSFAMEKIKNSTAIPLNHL comes from the coding sequence GTGAATATTGACCGAATAGACAAAGATATTCTACGGATTATTCAACTCGATGCCACACTTACAACCGCCGAAGTTGCAGAGCAAGTTGGTCTCACCACCACGCCTTGCTGGCGGCGAATCCAACGCATGCAGGAATTGGGAATAATCATAAAGAAAGTCACGCTGTTACAACCTGCAAAGCTTAATCTTGGCTTAACGGTTTTTGTGAACGTGAAGGTAGCTAAACATGACTCCAGCTGGCTCAAAAAATTTGCAGACCACACGCAAGCATTCGAAGAGGTTGTTGAATTTTATAGACTTAGCGGTGAATTTGATTACATGCTTAAAGTGCTTGTTTCTGATATGCAAGGCTATGATCATTTTTACAAACGCTTTATTTCAGGAATTGAACTGCGCGAAGTAACCTCAAGTTTTGCTATGGAAAAAATTAAGAATAGTACTGCTATTCCATTGAATCATTTGTAG
- a CDS encoding GGDEF domain-containing protein, whose amino-acid sequence MMFASTRKAFVKYLEVGTSEEKGPDANQQLFVSNLFSFIGYTITLILALSAAIRGNPTLSMSLFAASSVFFFCHHVHRFPQLGNTILISTRLIFTSLLVLMLYLVYSGGVSNTGPLWIYIVPPVAFFFSGLGKGLKSLAAFTIIMTIMLLYPNEVLLGTTYTLEFKTRLIYSFLTVTLLFGFYEYSRQKSYDYIQELSQKNEQLAMRDPLTRLLNRRGMRTHLDHEYSRLQRSKEPLSVLLCDIDHFKQVNDKYFHDGGDFVLESLSAFFVQQIRQQDIVARWGGEEFLFLLPNTNSNDAFLLAEKIRKQVENETIQYKNKAIKVTLSIGVNEVKPNESVDQAINNADHLLYLAKNRGRNQTVASNMFLPEKQTG is encoded by the coding sequence ATGATGTTCGCAAGTACAAGGAAGGCATTTGTAAAGTACCTGGAAGTAGGCACTAGCGAAGAAAAGGGACCTGACGCTAATCAGCAGCTTTTTGTCTCAAATTTGTTTTCTTTTATTGGCTATACAATCACTCTAATATTAGCGCTCAGCGCAGCTATCAGGGGAAATCCAACCCTATCTATGTCACTGTTCGCAGCCAGTAGCGTCTTTTTCTTCTGTCATCATGTTCATCGCTTCCCACAATTAGGCAATACCATTTTAATTTCTACCCGCCTTATTTTTACCAGTTTATTAGTACTTATGCTGTATTTAGTATACTCAGGCGGCGTGTCAAATACTGGACCACTCTGGATTTACATAGTCCCTCCGGTAGCATTCTTTTTCAGTGGCTTGGGCAAAGGTCTTAAAAGCCTTGCTGCTTTTACTATTATCATGACTATCATGTTGCTTTATCCTAATGAAGTATTGTTAGGAACGACATATACGCTTGAATTCAAAACACGCTTAATATACTCATTTCTCACGGTCACTCTGTTGTTTGGATTCTACGAATACTCTCGGCAAAAGTCTTATGATTACATTCAAGAACTTAGTCAAAAAAATGAACAACTAGCGATGCGTGACCCATTGACTAGGTTGCTAAATAGAAGAGGCATGCGAACCCATTTAGACCATGAATACAGCAGGTTACAGCGCTCAAAAGAGCCTCTTTCTGTGCTGCTATGCGATATTGACCATTTCAAACAGGTTAACGATAAATACTTTCACGATGGCGGTGACTTTGTACTTGAAAGTTTATCTGCATTTTTCGTTCAACAGATTAGACAACAAGATATTGTGGCGAGATGGGGAGGAGAAGAGTTTCTGTTTCTTCTACCAAACACAAATTCAAACGATGCATTTTTGCTGGCAGAGAAAATTAGAAAGCAAGTTGAGAACGAAACAATTCAATATAAAAACAAGGCTATCAAAGTTACTCTCAGCATTGGTGTTAACGAAGTTAAGCCCAACGAAAGCGTCGACCAAGCGATCAATAACGCAGACCACTTGTTGTATTTGGCTAAGAATAGAGGTCGCAATCAAACAGTTGCGAGTAATATGTTCCTCCCAGAAAAGCAGACCGGATAA